One genomic segment of Pseudonocardia sp. T1-2H includes these proteins:
- a CDS encoding 4-hydroxybenzoate 3-monooxygenase, giving the protein MRTQVVSRTQVGIVGAGPAGLLLSHLLSRRGIDSVVLEARSRSYVEQRVRAGVLEHPTVELLREAGLAARLDAEGLPHGGISLRFDGGDHRIDFADLVGKGITVYGQQEVVKDLIAARVDAGEPIEFEVSDVVLDGLTTDAPSIGYTAADGTRRRIECDVVAGCDGFHGVSRRAVPDVRIAEREYPFGWLGILAKAAPTHDELVYANHDNGFALYSMRSPEVTRLYLQVRPDADPAEWSDARIWDELGTRLQADGFTLNEGPFLERPSVTGMRSMVAEPMRHGRLFLAGDAAHIVPPTGAKGMNLAIADVRLLADSLADLLLHRDETGVDTYSERALRRIWRAEHFSWWMTSMLHRFDDDHANGDAFGRALQLSQLRYTVSSRAAATGLAENYVGLPHGAV; this is encoded by the coding sequence ATGCGAACCCAGGTCGTGTCCAGGACCCAGGTGGGGATCGTGGGCGCCGGGCCAGCAGGACTGCTGCTCTCCCACCTGCTCTCCCGCCGAGGAATCGACTCGGTCGTGCTCGAGGCGCGCAGCCGCTCCTACGTCGAGCAGCGCGTCCGGGCCGGTGTGCTCGAGCACCCCACCGTGGAACTGCTCCGCGAGGCCGGCCTCGCCGCCCGCCTCGACGCCGAGGGCCTCCCGCACGGGGGCATCTCCCTGCGCTTCGACGGCGGGGACCACCGCATCGACTTCGCCGACCTCGTCGGCAAGGGGATCACGGTCTACGGGCAGCAGGAGGTCGTGAAGGACCTCATCGCGGCCCGGGTCGACGCCGGCGAGCCGATCGAGTTCGAGGTCTCCGACGTCGTCCTGGACGGCCTCACCACGGACGCACCGTCGATCGGCTACACCGCCGCGGACGGCACCCGGCGGAGGATCGAGTGCGACGTGGTGGCCGGCTGCGACGGCTTCCACGGCGTCAGCCGCCGGGCCGTCCCGGACGTCCGGATCGCCGAGCGCGAGTACCCGTTCGGCTGGCTCGGGATCCTGGCGAAGGCCGCCCCCACCCACGACGAGCTGGTCTACGCCAACCACGACAACGGCTTCGCGCTCTACTCGATGCGCAGCCCCGAGGTCACCCGGCTCTACCTGCAGGTCAGGCCCGACGCCGACCCGGCCGAGTGGTCCGACGCCCGGATCTGGGACGAGCTCGGCACCCGCCTGCAGGCGGACGGGTTCACCCTGAACGAGGGCCCGTTCCTGGAGCGGCCGTCGGTCACGGGGATGCGGAGCATGGTCGCCGAGCCGATGCGGCACGGGCGCCTTTTCCTCGCCGGGGACGCCGCGCACATCGTCCCGCCCACCGGTGCGAAGGGCATGAACCTGGCGATCGCCGACGTCCGCCTGCTCGCGGACTCGCTCGCCGACCTCCTGCTCCACAGGGACGAGACGGGCGTCGACACCTACTCCGAGCGGGCACTGCGCCGGATCTGGCGCGCCGAGCACTTCTCCTGGTGGATGACCTCGATGCTGCACCGCTTCGACGACGACCACGCGAACGGCGACGCGTTCGGCCGCGCCCTGCAGCTGTCGCAGCTGCGCTACACCGTCTCGTCGCGGGCCGCCGCGACCGGTCTCGCCGAGAACTACGTCGGCCTTCCCCACGGAGCTGTCTGA
- the pcaH gene encoding protocatechuate 3,4-dioxygenase subunit beta gives MPLIYPYAEDTHPALDSPGYKSTGLRAPKQRPIILPQRFTEITGPLLVGEIGPNDHDLTRQHHGEPQGQRITVSGRVLDSDGRPVPDTLVEVWQANAAGRYRHAGDNWPAPIDPNFSGGGRVVTNSLGEYSFTTIKPGAYPWGNHPNAWRPAHIHFSLFGRAFTQRLVTQMYFPDDPLFAYDPIYNSAPEGARERMVSRFDMDTTQPNWALAYRWDIVLRGRNQTVFEEPHDD, from the coding sequence ATGCCGTTGATCTACCCGTACGCCGAGGACACCCACCCGGCGCTGGACTCGCCCGGTTACAAGAGCACCGGCCTGCGCGCGCCGAAGCAGCGGCCGATCATCCTGCCGCAGCGGTTCACCGAGATCACCGGGCCACTGCTCGTCGGCGAGATCGGCCCGAACGACCACGACCTCACCCGCCAGCACCACGGCGAGCCCCAGGGCCAGCGGATCACCGTCTCCGGCCGCGTCCTGGACTCCGACGGGCGCCCGGTGCCGGACACGCTCGTCGAGGTCTGGCAGGCGAACGCGGCAGGCCGCTACCGGCACGCCGGGGACAACTGGCCGGCTCCGATCGACCCGAACTTCTCCGGCGGCGGCCGGGTGGTCACCAACTCGCTCGGCGAGTACTCCTTCACCACGATCAAGCCGGGTGCCTACCCGTGGGGCAACCACCCCAACGCCTGGCGGCCCGCGCACATCCACTTCTCGCTGTTCGGGCGCGCCTTCACCCAGCGGCTCGTCACGCAGATGTACTTCCCGGACGACCCGCTGTTCGCGTACGACCCGATCTACAACTCCGCGCCCGAGGGTGCCCGCGAGCGGATGGTCTCCCGCTTCGACATGGACACGACGCAGCCGAACTGGGCCCTGGCCTACCGCTGGGACATCGTGCTGCGGGGCCGCAACCAGACAGTGTTCGAGGAGCCGCACGATGACTGA